The DNA sequence CGAAACAGCGCTGCGTCGCGAGTCATGTCGATGCGCTCGTCATCCCACCGATTTGCGTCTGTGGCGATCGACGAACTTATCCAATTCGGCCGGCTCGATGTAGATTCGGGTCCCGATCATCACTGGCGTGATTTCGCCTGAGCGGACAAGGCGGTACATCGATGCGTACGAAATACCCATCACCTGCGCGGAATCCCGAAGGCGGAGCAGTCGAGGGGGCACGTCCATGTCCGTGGCCCCGTTTCCGGCTCCAGGGACTGGGTTCTCGTTGCGCGATTCGTCACGTGGTGACATGCTCTCGATCATCCCGCAATCCCGGATGGCGGGCGTAAACGTAGCGAAATGGAGACAACGAGGCGACATGACAAGAGAACGTGAGCAGTATCTGTTCCTCGGAGAAACGGGGCCGAGCTCCGCGATAACTATTTTCGATGTCCGGTGGAATCCTGGTCTACTCTCGAAGGCTCTGTGGATTTCCTCAGTATGGGGCGAACACGAACTTGTGCGGCCTTTCCTCCCTCTGCACCTTCCTCCCAAACGCGGCAGAACGGAAGAGTTCGAGAAACACTTCTGCATAGCGTCCGCGATCAGGCGGGAGGTCCGCCAGCTCAAGGACTTCCCGCTGGGTGTGCCAATCGCCGAATTCGAGCGATTCCAACAACGACTCTACAAAGCCGGTGATCTGAAATTGCGGCTGCTCCATTCGACCGAAGAGGTACTGGACAAGATGTCAGCAGGACAACTGTACGGCCAGAAATATGAAAAGGAGTCGCTGCGACAGATTTACATGGAGTACGAGCCGTATGCTAGGCCACGACGATACCTGCTCCTTGGGAACGACGGGAAGAATTGTCTGGTCGATCCTTGGGGGACCGTCATGCCTCTCGATTACGGTTTGCCCGATCAATCTGCACTCAGAGATAGACACGACATTATTGGCGTGATTCCACTCAAGAGGAGGTCTGATGGGCTGATCATCTCCACTCCCGATCCAGATCCAACCGAGTCTGTGGTGCTCAGCGCGCTGAAAAAGGTAAAAGACATTGCTCCAAGGCTTCTAAATCTTCCTCCCGAAGACATTCCGCCTGAGAAACTACCGGAGGCTGCCCGCGTAATGATCGAGGAATCCGACAAAATATCGAAATCAGAAAGGTCAGGATGGAAGGGTGATCGCAATGCTGCTTACATCATCATCTGGATCCCGCCAATCAGAGAAGATAGCCCACAGTCCGCCTGAAGAACCCGGGACACTTTTTGGGACACTTTTGCATGGAATGATGGCGAAATGGCCCCGAAAGGGGTGAAACGTTCCGGAACGTTCAGTTCAAGATTTCATCGAAGCTGCGCAGCGTTACGCAACATTCGTGAACGTACTGAAAAGGGTTACTGCGTGTTGGGAAGCAGATGCTCTGCCCCTGAGCTACACCCGCCTTACTGTGATTTCAAGGAGTTAGCCTACCGCCGTTTTCGGGGCTTCGTCAACTCCAAATTTACTCCAAATTTCGGACCCTAATAA is a window from the Nitrospirota bacterium genome containing:
- a CDS encoding helix-turn-helix domain-containing protein, which encodes MSPRDESRNENPVPGAGNGATDMDVPPRLLRLRDSAQVMGISYASMYRLVRSGEITPVMIGTRIYIEPAELDKFVDRHRRKSVG